In Erythrobacter sp. F6033, a single genomic region encodes these proteins:
- a CDS encoding DUF3857 domain-containing transglutaminase family protein — MRFGLVFAAMLMASTAQAQTAEAPDIEITPTPDWITLSEPLAVPDNAQGGVFVRAQDTVVRLTNDGERTFQAQIMRILQPQALSAGNIGITWNPAAGSAHVHSLKIRRGSRVIDVLETSTFEILRREDQLETAMLDGLLTAVLQVPDLRVGDDLELSYSIPSHDPTLQSANSGILFLAHSPPGGRFHLELQWEDEQEPALQLTPTFEEAARRGDNSISVTFDNPEVLSPPRAAPPRYSLIRMLQYSDFQDWASVSTRFHTLFDEARKIAPGSPLQDEAALIAETHSEKLAQAQAALTLVQQQVRYIYVGLNGGNFTPASADETWERRYGDCKGKTAMLLALLDQLGIEAEAVLVNNNFSTDGLDKRLASPGAFDHVLVRATIDGEAYWLDGTMPPVIEGRTKPFFKYDWVLPLKKAGGELEQLAFEPFDIPQEMGIEEIDATAGFDVPSKKILKSVIRGSAGLQEYYTFSSVSPNQLESALRNQLEGTQMWNSVDSVEWRFDKATQASILTITGTGPVEWESDSLDGRYMFLPRGGFTPPPRRQRNGQESGKIPFYQAPSYTCHATTVRLPEGTELKNWGFNSVFDTMLYGEVYYRMMEKRDDRTLRMVRGRRVETPEITAARAKRDNERLENFDNSKAILSYDPSQEIEAWGNLRSVPATYEIDWAGRDTPCLPPDMLE, encoded by the coding sequence ATGCGTTTCGGATTGGTTTTTGCTGCCATGCTTATGGCGTCCACTGCGCAGGCTCAGACGGCTGAAGCGCCGGACATTGAAATCACACCGACGCCCGACTGGATCACCCTCAGCGAACCGTTAGCAGTTCCCGATAATGCCCAAGGCGGAGTTTTCGTTCGGGCACAAGATACAGTCGTACGGCTAACGAATGATGGCGAGCGCACGTTTCAAGCTCAAATCATGCGCATTCTCCAACCGCAGGCGCTTAGCGCAGGTAACATTGGGATCACATGGAACCCCGCCGCAGGCAGTGCGCACGTACACTCCCTAAAAATCCGCCGGGGCAGCCGAGTTATCGACGTGCTCGAAACCAGCACATTCGAGATACTTCGCCGCGAAGACCAGCTGGAAACGGCGATGCTTGATGGATTGCTGACAGCGGTCTTGCAGGTGCCCGATTTACGCGTCGGCGATGATCTTGAATTGTCATATTCGATTCCGTCTCACGATCCCACTTTGCAGTCGGCCAATAGCGGCATCCTGTTCTTGGCACATTCTCCTCCCGGCGGCCGGTTTCATCTCGAATTGCAATGGGAAGATGAACAAGAGCCGGCGTTGCAGCTGACACCGACGTTTGAAGAAGCGGCACGTCGCGGCGACAATTCGATCTCAGTGACATTCGACAATCCCGAAGTGTTAAGCCCGCCCCGCGCAGCACCGCCGCGCTATTCGTTGATCAGAATGCTGCAATATTCCGATTTTCAGGATTGGGCTTCCGTGTCCACACGGTTTCACACTTTGTTTGACGAAGCGCGCAAGATCGCACCGGGTTCACCTCTGCAGGACGAAGCCGCGCTAATCGCCGAAACACACTCGGAGAAATTGGCCCAGGCGCAGGCCGCTCTAACGCTCGTCCAACAGCAGGTGCGCTACATCTATGTTGGCCTGAATGGCGGCAATTTCACGCCTGCGAGCGCGGATGAGACGTGGGAACGGCGGTATGGCGATTGCAAGGGTAAGACCGCCATGCTTCTCGCATTGCTCGACCAGCTGGGTATCGAGGCCGAGGCGGTGCTCGTGAACAACAACTTTTCAACCGATGGCTTGGACAAACGTCTGGCAAGCCCCGGAGCGTTTGATCACGTTCTGGTGCGCGCCACTATCGATGGAGAGGCATATTGGCTGGATGGGACAATGCCACCTGTCATTGAAGGGCGGACCAAACCGTTCTTCAAGTATGATTGGGTTCTTCCTCTCAAGAAAGCCGGCGGGGAGCTTGAGCAACTGGCTTTCGAACCGTTTGATATACCACAGGAAATGGGCATTGAGGAGATCGATGCAACCGCAGGTTTTGACGTACCTTCCAAGAAAATCCTCAAATCCGTCATACGCGGGTCAGCCGGCCTTCAAGAATACTACACGTTTTCGTCCGTTTCCCCGAACCAACTGGAAAGCGCTCTGCGCAACCAGCTCGAAGGCACACAGATGTGGAATTCCGTCGACTCGGTTGAGTGGCGATTTGATAAGGCGACGCAAGCAAGCATTCTGACAATAACCGGAACTGGCCCTGTCGAATGGGAAAGTGACAGCCTTGATGGTCGATACATGTTCCTCCCGAGAGGCGGCTTCACCCCACCTCCGCGGCGCCAACGTAACGGTCAGGAATCTGGCAAAATTCCTTTCTATCAGGCCCCGAGTTATACCTGTCACGCCACTACTGTTCGGCTACCAGAAGGGACCGAGCTCAAGAACTGGGGGTTCAATTCGGTCTTCGATACGATGCTCTATGGCGAGGTCTATTATCGGATGATGGAAAAACGGGATGATCGCACATTGCGCATGGTGCGCGGCAGGCGGGTCGAAACCCCTGAAATCACAGCAGCACGGGCCAAGCGCGACAATGAACGGCTCGAGAATTTCGATAATTCGAAGGCGATCCTGAGTTACGATCCCAGTCAGGAAATCGAAGCGTGGGGGAATTTGCGCTCAGTCCCTGCCACTTACGAGATTGATTGGGCGGGTCGAGATACGCCGTGCCTGCCACCAGACATGCTCGAATAA
- a CDS encoding M16 family metallopeptidase, with the protein MKSNARVFAAGLLLALPNFALTSALAGQETEASEPAREPVWAFEDSDVEVDPGYTFGQLDNGMRYIVRQNGTPEGTAVVRMRIDSGSLDETESERGLSHFLEHMAFNGSKGIPEGEMIKLLEREGLAFGADTNATTGLNAITYILNLPRNDEDLLDTALMLMRETASELTIAPDAVDRERGVVLSERRDRAGFAQRNREDSYEFSSPGARFIDRLPIGTIERLETATAEQMRGLYERTYTPSNTVLVIVGDYPVEVMEAAIRAKFSDWKAAPAPEEPEAGPIDITRKGLTDIYLDPALSESVQISRLGPWSDEPDTLANRKKQFVRGIGYAIINRRLARLAREADAPYRGASYGTGSIFEDALSTGIGISSVDGEWRKGMLAAVQIVNEALTYGFTAAEVDEQLKRSRTAAENAVSGYNTFSNGYFMGQALGLVANERVPATPAYTLEQFEAFAPSVTAEAVHKAVMEHAVPLDDPLIRFTGRTAPEGAEEGLRSAFAEGMALPIDAPKDTGIVEFAYSEFGEPGSVVSDETNEELGIRKLVFANGVRLNLKKTDIREDRIRVSVRVDGGNLMRTKEDPLRVYLADSLMSGGLGAHSIDELQTVLAGRSVSTGFGSSADGFSLGSTTTARDLDLQMKVFAAILTDPGYRSEGVERFRKGIDNFFETLYSTPGRAYSTAIGAQLSDGDPRFSLQPKEAYLALDYDKLKSAIADRLENGAIEVAMVGDLDEDTAIASVASTLAALPAREPDFVPRDEARKRTFTANRGLTKLEHEGEADQALLRMIWPTTDDEDFAEALRLSMLGRVVRLELTDRLREELGQTYSPSAGSSTSRIYDDYGTFSISASVDVKEIEATRAAVRGLIADLREAPVDQDLIERARKPILESYANALKNLGGWMGLTARAQSEPERLERWFAAPDLLKAITPDDIQAEAIQYLDPDAAIEVHVLPGENARADADTVQAG; encoded by the coding sequence ATGAAATCGAACGCACGCGTATTCGCTGCCGGGCTTTTGCTCGCATTGCCCAATTTTGCGCTCACTTCCGCGCTGGCTGGGCAAGAAACCGAAGCTTCAGAGCCCGCTAGGGAGCCAGTCTGGGCATTCGAAGACAGCGATGTTGAAGTCGACCCAGGATACACTTTTGGTCAGCTTGACAACGGCATGCGCTACATCGTCCGGCAGAATGGTACGCCGGAAGGCACAGCCGTCGTTCGCATGCGGATCGATTCTGGTTCGCTTGACGAAACCGAAAGCGAGCGGGGGCTGTCGCACTTCCTTGAACATATGGCTTTCAATGGATCGAAGGGTATCCCCGAAGGCGAGATGATCAAACTGCTGGAACGCGAGGGATTGGCATTTGGCGCCGATACCAACGCGACAACCGGTCTGAACGCGATAACCTACATCCTCAATCTGCCCCGCAATGATGAGGATCTGCTGGACACGGCACTCATGTTGATGCGGGAAACCGCAAGCGAATTGACCATCGCGCCCGACGCAGTCGACCGGGAGCGCGGTGTGGTCCTTTCCGAGCGGCGTGACCGCGCTGGATTTGCGCAGCGCAACCGCGAAGACAGTTATGAATTTTCGAGCCCCGGCGCGCGCTTTATAGACCGGCTTCCAATCGGAACAATCGAACGCCTCGAAACCGCGACGGCAGAGCAAATGCGCGGGCTCTATGAACGCACCTACACACCTTCCAATACCGTTCTTGTGATCGTTGGCGACTATCCCGTGGAGGTTATGGAGGCGGCGATCCGTGCAAAGTTCTCCGACTGGAAAGCAGCCCCTGCCCCCGAAGAACCCGAAGCGGGCCCGATTGATATCACCCGCAAAGGCCTGACCGATATTTACCTCGACCCTGCTCTATCGGAGAGCGTGCAAATCTCTCGGCTGGGCCCGTGGTCCGATGAACCCGACACTTTGGCGAACCGCAAGAAGCAGTTCGTGCGAGGAATCGGCTATGCGATTATCAACCGGCGTCTGGCGCGACTCGCTCGCGAAGCAGACGCCCCCTATCGCGGGGCCAGCTATGGCACCGGCAGCATTTTCGAAGACGCTTTAAGCACGGGTATCGGCATCAGCAGTGTCGATGGCGAATGGCGCAAAGGCATGCTCGCGGCGGTCCAGATCGTAAATGAGGCTCTGACCTACGGTTTCACCGCAGCCGAAGTCGATGAGCAATTGAAGCGCAGCCGGACCGCAGCCGAAAATGCAGTCTCTGGCTACAACACTTTCTCGAATGGGTATTTTATGGGGCAGGCGCTGGGCCTTGTCGCGAATGAGCGCGTTCCCGCCACCCCGGCCTACACCCTTGAGCAATTTGAGGCATTCGCGCCTTCGGTAACTGCCGAGGCTGTTCACAAAGCGGTGATGGAGCACGCGGTCCCGCTGGATGACCCGCTGATCCGTTTCACTGGCCGGACCGCTCCTGAAGGCGCTGAAGAGGGTCTGCGCAGCGCATTTGCCGAAGGGATGGCATTGCCAATCGACGCACCGAAAGACACTGGCATCGTCGAATTTGCATATAGCGAGTTTGGCGAGCCCGGTTCCGTCGTTTCTGATGAGACCAACGAAGAGCTCGGCATCCGCAAGCTTGTTTTTGCCAATGGCGTGCGGCTCAATCTGAAAAAGACCGATATTCGCGAAGACCGTATTCGCGTCTCTGTGCGCGTCGACGGCGGCAATTTGATGCGGACCAAAGAGGATCCGCTGCGCGTTTATCTTGCGGATTCGCTGATGTCGGGCGGGCTTGGCGCGCACAGTATCGACGAATTGCAAACCGTGCTCGCCGGCAGAAGCGTCTCCACCGGTTTCGGCAGTTCTGCGGACGGCTTTAGCCTTGGCAGCACGACCACCGCGCGCGATCTCGATCTGCAGATGAAGGTGTTTGCCGCGATCTTGACCGATCCGGGATATCGCAGTGAAGGCGTCGAACGTTTCCGCAAGGGCATCGATAACTTCTTTGAGACGCTCTATTCCACTCCCGGCAGAGCATACAGCACCGCGATTGGTGCGCAGCTATCCGATGGTGATCCACGGTTCTCTCTCCAGCCGAAAGAAGCCTATCTCGCGCTTGATTATGACAAGTTGAAAAGCGCGATTGCCGACCGCCTCGAAAATGGAGCGATCGAAGTCGCTATGGTCGGCGATCTTGATGAGGACACAGCAATTGCGTCTGTAGCCTCCACGCTCGCAGCTTTGCCTGCGCGAGAGCCCGATTTCGTTCCTCGCGATGAAGCGCGCAAACGTACATTCACTGCCAACCGCGGCCTGACAAAGCTCGAACACGAAGGCGAAGCGGATCAGGCATTGCTGCGGATGATCTGGCCCACAACCGATGACGAGGATTTTGCGGAAGCACTGCGTCTTTCGATGCTCGGCCGCGTTGTCCGCTTGGAACTGACAGACCGTCTACGCGAAGAGCTGGGTCAAACATACTCCCCGTCTGCCGGCAGTTCGACCAGCAGGATTTACGACGATTACGGCACGTTTTCGATTTCTGCTTCCGTCGACGTAAAGGAAATTGAGGCGACCCGTGCGGCGGTACGCGGCCTGATTGCCGATCTCCGTGAAGCGCCTGTGGATCAGGATTTGATCGAACGGGCTCGTAAACCAATCCTCGAATCCTATGCCAACGCCCTCAAGAATCTGGGTGGCTGGATGGGCTTAACAGCGCGTGCACAGAGCGAGCCGGAGCGATTGGAGCGGTGGTTCGCGGCGCCGGATTTGCTAAAAGCCATTACCCCCGACGATATTCAGGCCGAAGCGATCCAATATCTTGATCCGGATGCGGCGATCGAAGTTCATGTTCTGCCCGGAGAAAACGCCCGCGCGGACGCAGACACCGTTCAAGCAGGCTGA